The segment CTCTTTCGAATGTAATCGCCGAGACGCGTCTGATGACGCAACTGGCGGAAGAAAAAGGCTTGGCAACGCAGATGTACTGCGCCGCCGACAACCAGATGCGGCCGCTGATCAAAGAGTGGATTCAGGCGGGCGCCATCGGGGCGGTCCGCGAGGTGCACAATTGGTCGCGTCGGCCGGTCTGGCCGCAGGGCATGGACGCGCCGAAAGAAAAAGTCAAGCCGCCCAAGGGCTTCAACTGGGATCTCTGGCTGGGTCCGGCCGAAGAACGCCCCTACCATCCCACCTACACCCACACTTACTTCCGCGGCTGGTACGATTTCGGCTCCGGCCCGTTGGGCGACATGGGACATTACAGCGGCTATCAGATTTGGGACATCCTCGATCTGCATTTGCCGCTCAGCGTGGAAGCTTCGGCCAGCGAGTTCTGCCGCATCAATGAGACCGGCCAGGCGGAAAAAGTGGTGAACAGGGTTTCCTTTCCGCAGGCTTCGATCGTACACTGGGAGTTTCCGGCCCGCGGCGATCAGCCGCCGGTTGACTTTTACTGGTACGACGGAGGCATTCGTCCGCATTTATGGAAGGAAATGGAGATCGACGGCCGTGAAATGCCCGACGAGGGGTTGCTGTTCGTCGGCGATAAAGGCAAGCTGCTGTGCGAATTTTCCGGCGAGTCGCCGCGACTCATTCCTAATAAGGCAATGAGTGAGTTCGTGCGGCCGCCGAAAACCCTGCCGCGGCCGATCGATGAGCTGGAGCAGTTTGTCCGCGCCTGCCGCGGCGAAAAACCTTCCGATGCCCGCTTCCAGGTCGTGCAGCCGATCACCGAGACCCTGCTGCTCGGCACCATCGCCCTGCGCGTGCGCGGCAAGCTCTATTGGGATGCAGAGGCCATGCGCTTCACCAACAGCGACGAGGCGAACCAATACGTCACCCGAAAAAACCGCAAGGGCTGGGAACTGGCTTAGCGGCTCGTGATATATGTAGAGCGAGATTTATCTCGCGCCCGCAGCGCAATCTATCGTAGCGCGAGATTTATCTCGTGCCCGAAGCGCAATTGTACATAGCGCGAGATTTATCTCGTGCCCGCAGCACGTGCATGATCCCATGCCAGTAGCGCAATTGTACGTAGCGCTATATTTATCTCGTGCCTGTAGCGCTAGATTTATCTCGTGCTTATTCAAAACCACGCCACAAAATTCATCGAGCTGTTCTCCGGCACTACATAATACTCATTTTAGTTTCCCAGTGCCGGTCGCAAAAAGCCGCGGGGCGGGATTAAAACCCCGCCCCGCAAAACAATTTGAAAAATCATGCGGCAAAACCGCGGCGCAATTAAATTCAGCGCTTTTTTTGACCTTCGACTTTGGACTTTCGACCTTGGACCTTTGTCTCTATTTTAACAATACCACCTTGACCGCCTTCTGCTCCTCGCCCGTCCGCAGCCGCAGCCAATAGACTCCTGCCGGCCATTCGGGCTGAATCGTCCATTCGCGGCGGCCTGCTTCGCAAAAGCCTTCATACAACACGGCAACGCGCCGGCCGAGAACATCGAAAACTTCAAGCGTTACTTTTCCGGCTGCGGGAATCTCAACTGCCAGGCGAGTCTGGGGATTGAACGGATTCGGCGCTGCCGAAAGATTCAGCTCAAAAGCCGCCGAAGCGTGACTGACACGTGTCTCGTCGACGCGGCCGGTGAGCAGCATCGCCGTAACCGACAACGGCGGCAGTTCAAGCGCAAAAGCGGCGTTTTTTACCTCGGCGGAAAACGATTTGAGCGCATTTTTGCTGTGCGATTTAAAGGTTTCGTTTTTCGGCAAGGAATACAAGGCCAAGGCGGGATAGGTGCCGTCGGCAACGCTAAAGTGCCGCAGCCGTACCGTCGCGGATCGACTTTCCTGCAAGGAGCGATTGACCAGAACGACCGTCAGCGAATCGCCGGATTCATTGACCGAGCTGTAGGCAGAAACCAGCGGCTCGCCGTCGGAAATCGACTCGACGCGGATTTCCTGGGCATAGCGGCTGAACAGGTGCACGACTTCGTACATGCCGACCTTCCAGTCCCACGGCGTAAAGATTTCCACGCCGTAATCGGCAAAAGTGCCCAATGTCGAGGCGTACCAGACGGCGATGACGTTGGGGTCGTCGCTGCGCACGCCCATTTCACTGACGCTCAGGCCGACGCCGTGGTCCTCGCCCATGTACTTGACCAGCCAGTCGCGGCAGCGCTGAAAGATGTACTCTTTGGTGATATTATTATCCCAAGCCGTCGGGCCGCTTCGCTTGACGCCGTTAGCGCCGGGATAGTTATACGTTTTATCGAACCAGACGCGATGTAGCTGCAGAATGTCTGCAGGGTTGGTTTCACCCGGGTAAAAGTGCAGATCGAGCAGATCCAACAGCCGCATGCCGCTCGCAGTCTGTTCCTCAGCGACGCGCTTGATGAAATACTCCAGCCAAACGTAGCTTTTTCCGCCGGCTGTGATCTTTTCATTGTTCCAGTTGAACCACTGCCACTCGTTGGTCGAGACCGGCCCGAGCAGTTTGATCTCCGGAAAAGCGGCCCGCGCCGCCTTGGCGACGGCAAAATAGCGCTGCAGATATTCCTCCACGCCGAAATTCTTGGGAATGACGTCGTCGTGCGTACCGTTCCACACCTCGGGCTCGTTGTCCATGTTCCAGTAGACGAACTGGTCCGGATTCAGTCCCAAATCCTCGAACCAATGGCGCAGAATGCCGACGGTCGAATCAGCAGGCCACTCCATAAGGTACTTTGTCGGGTCGCCGTTGCCGATATTCGGGCCGCCGCCTCCTGCCCAGTTGTTGTTCACGCCTTCCCACCATTGCGAGCGGTTGTATTCCCAATCATTAAAGTTGTAATCGCGACTTGCCGCCGCCCAGCCGATCAGCTGCAGCGCCCACAGCGCCTTAGCATAGGGCAGGTTCTGCTGCAGACTCTTGGCCGCATAATCCCAATCGTGCGGATAGACGTTGTTGTACCAATCGGGATGGCTGGTCAGTTTGCGGCGCCAATTGTATTTTGTCGAGTTGTTGCCGCCGTTGTCGCGAAAGATGCGGATGCCCGTATCGCGCAGAAACTGCCATTGCGCGGCACTCAAAGGTCTGGCGGGATCATCCGAAAGCGTGTTGTTTTTGCCGTAGATATAGGGCGAAATCGGCCGATGACCGGCTGCGGCATTCACCGTGATTTCGGCTGCTCCGGAGGCAGAGGCCAGAAAAATTAAAAGGGCTTCGATTCGCATGCGAGCTCCTATCGGATGGCTTAAAAAGTATGATAATGTTAGCAATTCTCATTGAAAAGGCAAAGTGTTTTTCAGGGAGAAAACAGATTGACAGCAGTCACCATGAGAGAAGATTTTTCAATGTAAAAATCAGGTTTAAATTGCAAATGTATCGTTTTAGCTATAGAAAACGGCATTCGATCCAAAGGAAAGTTGAAGTCTAATGCTCAATTTTTAAAAGAAAACGAGCCGATTGGCTGCGGGCTGCCCGCGAAAACCTTCGTACAAGCCGTAAAGCGTTTCTGCTCGATTCCGCAGGAGGCGATTGCCGACTGTGCAAACGATGTCGTTCAATAGACTGCCCGTAGAACGGCTTTGCAGCAGGACATCGAGTCAGGTAGTGATTTTGCGGTAAAAATCAAGCGGCAAGCAGGCGGCCGCCGCTCAGGCGAAAACGACGCCGCATTCGCTCGGCCAATTCGAGCGAGTGGGTGACGACGATCAACGCAACTCCTTGATCGTGATTTAGTTCGAGAATCAGGTCCGCCAGCGAAGCGGCCGAAACGGCGTCGAGGGAGCCGGTGGGTTCATCGGCGAGCAAAACTCGGGGGCGATTGATCAGCGCGCGCACCACTGCCGCCCGCTGCAGCTCGCCGCCGGAAAGCTGGGCAGGGAAATGATTCTGCCGTTCAGCCAAACCGACGCGCTCCAAAAGCGTTCGGGCGCGGGATTCGACTTCCGAGTCCGCACCGAATGCCAGCACCGGAAGCAGCACGTTCTCAAGGACCGTCAACTGCGGCAGCAGGTGGTGGAGCTGAAAGACAAAGCCGATCTCGCGGTTGCGGACGCGCGCCAGCTCGTCTTCGGAAAGAGCGGCTAAATTGCGGCCGTTTAATTCGATTCGGCCGGAGTCGGGACGATCGAGGCCGCCGATGAGGTTCAGCAGCGTGCTCTTGCCCGAGCCGGAAGGGCCGACGACGGCGACCGAGTCGCCGGCCTCCACCTCCCAGTCAAGATTCTGCAAAACTTGAATCGCCCCGCCGGCCGAGGGATAGGATTTACTGACGCCGACAAGCTGTAGAATTTTCTGCATGGCTACGCTCTTTTCCGCCTTAAAAAGTTTATGCCTCAAAAGCGCCGTTACTCTTCTACGCGATAGAGAAAACTCCGGCTGCGCAGGATGAGCGAACGCCCTTTGACCGCCGGCGAAGCCCAAAAGCCGTCGCCGAGCTGATTGACGGCCAGCTTTTTAAACGTCCGTTCGGCGCTCACGACCGTGGTTTTGCCTT is part of the candidate division KSB1 bacterium genome and harbors:
- a CDS encoding Gfo/Idh/MocA family oxidoreductase, with the protein product MSEKAMNRREFIGTTAAVAAAVIVPRHVLGGPGFVPPSDKIQVGLVGCGTQALRMIWDYLRNDNIQLTAVCDCNRNSQDYPEWGRFDLRNTIRRELDEPRFGEGDIGCRCGREIGKYVVDTYYRKKRGLAAWQGCSSWEDFRDMLADEKHLDAVWIMTPDHTHGVIAYKAMQAGKHVILHKPLSNVIAETRLMTQLAEEKGLATQMYCAADNQMRPLIKEWIQAGAIGAVREVHNWSRRPVWPQGMDAPKEKVKPPKGFNWDLWLGPAEERPYHPTYTHTYFRGWYDFGSGPLGDMGHYSGYQIWDILDLHLPLSVEASASEFCRINETGQAEKVVNRVSFPQASIVHWEFPARGDQPPVDFYWYDGGIRPHLWKEMEIDGREMPDEGLLFVGDKGKLLCEFSGESPRLIPNKAMSEFVRPPKTLPRPIDELEQFVRACRGEKPSDARFQVVQPITETLLLGTIALRVRGKLYWDAEAMRFTNSDEANQYVTRKNRKGWELA
- a CDS encoding T9SS type A sorting domain-containing protein, with the protein product MRIEALLIFLASASGAAEITVNAAAGHRPISPYIYGKNNTLSDDPARPLSAAQWQFLRDTGIRIFRDNGGNNSTKYNWRRKLTSHPDWYNNVYPHDWDYAAKSLQQNLPYAKALWALQLIGWAAASRDYNFNDWEYNRSQWWEGVNNNWAGGGGPNIGNGDPTKYLMEWPADSTVGILRHWFEDLGLNPDQFVYWNMDNEPEVWNGTHDDVIPKNFGVEEYLQRYFAVAKAARAAFPEIKLLGPVSTNEWQWFNWNNEKITAGGKSYVWLEYFIKRVAEEQTASGMRLLDLLDLHFYPGETNPADILQLHRVWFDKTYNYPGANGVKRSGPTAWDNNITKEYIFQRCRDWLVKYMGEDHGVGLSVSEMGVRSDDPNVIAVWYASTLGTFADYGVEIFTPWDWKVGMYEVVHLFSRYAQEIRVESISDGEPLVSAYSSVNESGDSLTVVLVNRSLQESRSATVRLRHFSVADGTYPALALYSLPKNETFKSHSKNALKSFSAEVKNAAFALELPPLSVTAMLLTGRVDETRVSHASAAFELNLSAAPNPFNPQTRLAVEIPAAGKVTLEVFDVLGRRVAVLYEGFCEAGRREWTIQPEWPAGVYWLRLRTGEEQKAVKVVLLK
- a CDS encoding ABC transporter ATP-binding protein produces the protein MQKILQLVGVSKSYPSAGGAIQVLQNLDWEVEAGDSVAVVGPSGSGKSTLLNLIGGLDRPDSGRIELNGRNLAALSEDELARVRNREIGFVFQLHHLLPQLTVLENVLLPVLAFGADSEVESRARTLLERVGLAERQNHFPAQLSGGELQRAAVVRALINRPRVLLADEPTGSLDAVSAASLADLILELNHDQGVALIVVTHSLELAERMRRRFRLSGGRLLAA